The genomic window tgttgatggtgctTGGGCCATTCCTCAAAGCACACGGGATTTGATGGTTCAACTCAATATTGATGTTGGAAACTTGCCTATTATTGCTGGGGGCGATGACTGTAAGATTTGGGATATAGATAGCAAAGGAGTCTTCTCAGTTAAATATGCAAAGGATACCATTAGAGAGAATGCGGAAACTCTGCCAACTGCAATTTTGTTTTCTCGGCCAGTTGTGCACCCTACTCTAAGTGTTCAATATTGGAAGATCTTGGCAAAGCAGTGTTGTGCTAGTGATGATAATGTCATTAAGAAGACTGGGAGGTGTTTGCCTTCAATGTGCCATTTGTGTAGACGGGGTTGCGAAACTCTTGGCCATATTATTTGGCAGTGCAGATTTGCCAagagaatttgggcttgggcggcTCGTATTTTTAATCTGCAACCAAGAGAAGATTTGGTGGCTTCGTATAAGGCTGCTAAGGGGTGCAGCAGGATgattaaggatttgtggttggttgCTAATCTTGCAATCACTACGGAGTTATGGAGGCTGCGCAACAAAGTTTATTTTGAAGATGCTGTTGTGCATTGGCTAGGTTTTAAAGGTAGAGTTTATcagttaattcgtgataactcaataCGGATGAAGGGCCATATGAATAATACAATGGAGGATTTACGCATCTTGAATTATTTCAAAGTGAAGCATATATCGTGCAAAGTTTCTTCTCCAATTGAGGTAAGGTGGTGTCCTTCTAAccaagatgaaatcatgatttgcTGTGATGGTGCGTCCCTTGGAAATCCAGGCCCGACTGGTGTTGGCGTTACATTTCGTGATGCAAACGCAGCTGTTTTGGGAGTCCTCTGCGTTGGCCTGGGATTGCAGAAAAACTTTTATGCAGAAGTGTGCGCAGTTATATATGGTTCTATGTTGGCCAGAAGGTGGAATTTTAGGAGTATATGCGTTCAATatgattcgatgagttgcattcaagctttttgagttttatgagggaAGGCCAATTTCTATGCTTTCTGTAGAATGGCCGGGTGAGGTTTATTTCCGTTTTAAATAGGCTAGTTTTGTTGGTAGCCCATGGTTAGCTCATTATAGCCTAGGACCTGTACAGTTTTTGCTTTTTATCTATTTTATTGAccgaataaaaaaagaaaagaaaccaaaTTACAATGAATTTGAATACattattttaatgatatattcCTCTCATTAAACTCTAGATTCCTACCAAATATGAGCACAATTCTATATACCACACTTCACCATctaccaattttaatttcaaccgttgaTTTTCCACGGTTGATTTTCAAAGTGGTGGATGGTGGTGTTACACGTCTCGGATTGTGCTCATTTTTCGTAGGAATCTAGATTTTAATAACAGGAATATATCATCAAAACTTTGGGTTCAAATTCATTGTCATTTAgactataaatattttttttggatcaatCTTGTTTGGAAGTGTACATATAAGATTGCCCATGGATCCTTCCTCTTCGTTATTATCTTTGATTTTAATTAGACTTTTGTTATTTATGGCTATATCATTGAAATCTATATATATTATATCATGATAGAAAGTTGCCTACATATTTTTATGGCTTTTATTAGTTTTTTTGGTACTAATTTTcggatttttttgtttgtttgtttggttcTATTAGGTTTTCGGTTCTTTTGTAACATTATACCAAAATCAACCACCTAAAATAGGCTTTTTGGTTTTgggtttctcggtttctggatttttttttgtctttgattcctgagttttttttttggtttggacCAAATTCGATCGGGATTGCAAATCCAACTATATAGGCAGTTATATTTATAAGGTATATAAAGATATTTACTTATATGACAAGGACTATAACAAGGGAAGATTATGAAGTTGTGACTAATTAACGTCTTTTATATGTCTAACAACCCCTCCCTCCACCCCTCCTCTCGATCTAAGTGGGTTGTCAACGACATTGAGCTTAGAGTACCACCGACAAAAGTAATCATTTGGAATAAATTTCATAAAATGTACGCAACCTGATCCTTAGATGAAAAAAAATGATTATCAATCTGACTGCTTTGAACTCTCTCACGAAAAAAATGATAGTCTATTTGTATGTGTTTTGTGCAACCATGAAACACCGGATCATGGTGAGATGTATAGCTCCTAAATTATCACATGAAAGAGTGAGTGGAAATTGAATAGAATCCTTTAGTTTCATAAGAACATTAAACACACATTAATTCAGCAGTCGTAATAGCCAAACCACGATACTCAGATTCAGTACTTGACCGGGAGATTATATGTTGTTCACGAGAActccaaaaaataaaattagaacAAGATAAACACAATATCTGCTCGTAAAATGACTGTCAAGATGATAACCAGCCCAATCAACATCAGTATATGTCGAAAAACTAAGCTGCAAATGTTGTTGCGGACGAAGAAGAATGCCAAAGGTAGAAGTATGTTGCAAATAGCGAAGTATGTGCTTAACATGAACCAAATGATCTTATGTAGGTTTATGCATGATTGACATACCTTATTAACTGGAAAAGCAATGTCCAACCTTGTCATGATACTGGATACCCCCAACTAACCTCATGTACATAGTAACATCGGATGACAAGAGACTATCAACCGAGGGTAGCTCAGTAGAGGTGCTAAAAAGAGCAGTAACTGGTTTTTCCCCTTACATGTTTGAACGAACAAGAAAATATACAATATGGAGGCGCTGGGAAAGATACTTGCATGACCTCtatgccaagaaaatatgaaagagatCCAAGATCATTGAGAGAAAACTCATTATTAAGAGTATTTATAAGGAGTTTGATACATGCCATAGAAGATATCGTTCAAATTATGTCATCaacataaatcaaaagaaatataaTACGCTCAGCTGATCATCAAATGAACAAAGAAGTATTGGAAACAGAGGTAACAAAACCAAGTTTCTGAAGAAAATAGCTGAGACGAGTATGCTATGCTCAAGGAGCCTGTTTAAGACCATAAAATAGATCGACGTAACTTGCAAACATAATCTGGAAACTGAGGATATGTATAACATGGAGATTGTTTAACGTAGACTTCATAAGTGAGAATGTCTTTGAGAAAGGCATTTTGAACATCAAGTCGACGAACCAATGATAAGACAATGCTAGTATTAACATAATACAAATAGTGCATGGCCTAATAACCAAACTAAATGTCTCACCATAATCAATAAATTCTTGTTGATTAAAACCCTTTGCAACTAGAAGAGATTTACGATGCTCAATGATACCATCAACTTGTATTTTAATGCGATACACCCATTTGCAACCAATAATATTTTGGTTAGGAGGTGGTGGAACAATGTACCAAGTATCACGCTTCATAAGCGcataatatttcaaattcatatGAGTACGTCATTTGggatcatttttattctgagaataacATGAAAGCTCAAACAAACAGTAAGTGAGTTTAACATGTCTCAAAGCtacaaaaaaaatctttttaaatATACTATTATTTCCCCATGTAATCATTGGGGGATAATTAGTAGTTGGTGGTAGAGAACAAGACCACATAAAACTATAATAGGCTTGTGCTGTAGATTGTAGTCAACTAGAGATGAGTTATCAGCCAAAATATTTGGTGACCGTACTATCTTTTACTTAGGGATTTGTGAAgacaggtccgactatcttttacctgatcttgttcttattgatcgttGAGGATTTCGTCAATCTCCGATCAGGAActagataaatagaaatcacaaagttctcttcgtctctaACTTTGTAAttactcaagatagatatctaaaactcttcttcattgattttttttaaaCGTATTTGATAGGTGGTTGGTAATCTAGGCTTCTCAGCTATCTGAGTATAAGTATTTcggattcgtgaggtttgctaACTTTGTCTATTGTAAACAAATTTCCAAATCTAGATCGAaagatcaaaatgaaaatcaaataGACTTATCAGTTAATGGAAGAttggtattgttagagcactgcacggtcgaactcgcaagcgttgctatctcaatcttgtttgttaagtttaatttccaaaactataagtcttgatttctagtctacttatagctaagtctcggattaagatagaaagtgtagttgagcattagacttcacggcgtttatcgattgaagacgaagaactactaaggggagcttgtggaacttcatcaacaaaagatatgtggagaatggaactcatctatcactcaaaagtctatctactctatctcctatttgagacaaaattcatatagctatatagacttcagttatgcacatttgatatttcaagttgagtttaaatcgcttacatatttctcaaaatatttgttggtaagctctcggtttaaccaagttcatcttatattcttgacgaaattcaaaatatgatcatgtgaaaatcgctttgtaacatcttacatcatttgtgtgagacagtcatttgatgtagactcagaatgtttcgtattcatcattcgatcacttgaaaattgctttgaagctaatagtttgtatgaggcatctattgtcgtcttccaagaatgtttcaatggttgaaatgagagtttataacaattgcatataagcatagtatgcgtacttgcatatatgtaatccaagtccgggaaccatgatatgcatacccttatgcttaccggttggtttagtgaaagccctggaaccttgtacgcataccggtaagCGTACTAGCGTGAAGTTTAGGTCCGAgaatttatgttgagtttggtGGCATGCGTACACGTtcgcatattggcgaacccaaacttagtctggccactaaggtttgcgtacccgtttgcatacccgaGTGGATGATTTTcaaaaatcgatttgttcatgaactaatacatttatataataaggaacgcaatctaatcgtggctataatgttcatgacttgattcgagtgaatcaaaatcgattttacttcaattttttcttatatacttctatgagaatataaacaattgaataactctagaactagtttcatttgagtcatttgaactagttatggttaagatgaatgggctgatatgaaagtgttcatatggataacttcggttaactattgttgagccaaaaaaagcgtacacgtttaggtacggttacccatatctaaatgaagtcacttttcatttgtttgtaacagactaagtttgatctaacggttgaaagatattagcttgagtctaatcaggttttcatctaacggtgaatattgaatgctttgttaccaaggtaacattgattgcaaaccctgatttgaagactatataaaggataactctatcaactaggaaacctaatccccacacctcttgtgtgatactagttgcgactagagtcgattctcttttaaccttaggtttttccaagaccctgtagtttaacgacttgaacactttattgggattgtgaagccagacccaactattttctctgtagttgcatgttctgatcttgttgttttctatcgtgattgagtactatcttctctaagttttgctcgagatttaatcttcgataggtaagataaaaaagtagtcacaaacatcttcgtctcatcgtttgtgattcccaaatatcttgtttcgctactatatgattaagattattgagaggtgattgatatttctaggctgttcttcgagagtATCAGTCTGGTATatctattggttcctgttcaccttgatttatcaaatgacggaacaaaactcataggtttatctgtgggagacagatttatctatttattagacttttctgtatgagacagattggtttagcaagtcttcgacttttggtcgtagcaactcttagttgtgggtgagatcatctaagggaatcaagtgcgtagaatcctgctggggttcatatacgtaaggagcacaattgtaccttgatgagtgtgagattggttagggcttaactacattccattccgaagttaacttggagtaggctagtgtctgtagcggcttaatacagtgtggtattcaaatctggactaggtcccggggtttttctgcatttgtggtttcctcgttaacaaaatttatggtctgtgttatttctttcccggattatatttgtttgtataattgaaatatcacaagttgtgcataagttcaatcaattatgatccaacctttggttgattgatcaaatttattgatacttggatattggtttttgataccgtccaagttatttcttatattcaatcgggctcgtaaattcctatttgtttgattgcagattgaattgagaaattgagatataactctttgatatatttttcttaagattgagtctgactatctagttgattctctttaaagtatattggagttagtccatacatattgctaagcgaaatattgggtgtgtttgttagaccatcgctttttcaattggtatcagagtaggaaaacacttttaagaccttataagtctgtgtttatagcgatctaactctatggacagtagtgttatctcaataaatgcaccactagatccagggattttagaattcacttccatgactgatttagtaaaatctgtagaagaaattctttctaaacctccaccaggtttaaaatccctagaagtgttttcagggcttgagaaAAAGGCTTGAGAGCTTGTCTCTTGATGTGGAGTTATATCTCCAGAAatagcaagaatctcttgataagctaaattaagttatgatgaataatttccatgttgaggttgatattgatattCTTATCGGTAAGGGCATTCCCTCTGTCGCATGTGTCTCTGACAATTTGGATATAATACAAGAGTATCTAAACCTCATCTATCAGTCAGTTTCATCTCTGAATTTGACTATGTTCATCATTCAAATCTTGGTACACCTTCTCAAGATAATGGTATTGCTCTCTTTTGTGATAAAGTCAAGATGTCTGCTTTTACCAAAAAGGTTTCCTTGTGAAGTACTGAATATTATCTGCAGAGACTTTCTGTTACGAGTTGTACACGAAGAAATCAGGAATACAAATTTTCTTGTGTCTCCTTAAAGTTCTTTGAAAAATTTGTAACAACAGTTCCTTGTGTGTGCCTCAATATTGTAAGATGTAAGAGCAGTTGTAAAGAAgctctctcttggtgtcatggtgtacACGACTATTTCGTCTTATGAGCTCTCAAAGAGTTTCTCATGAGAGACTTGTTGTGTTTTTCCTCAAATCTCTTTTCCGTATTTTGGTTAAATCAAAATATGATGTGGTGCAAAAAAAAAACGAGTCCTAGTCTGCACACATTTGGTTCATATTCTATGAACTCATAACCGTTACGTGTTTGGACTGCGTTACAGAACTTTCTTAGCCGGAATAACTCTCTTCCTCTCAACAGTTCGAGAACGAAAAAGAAAAACCCAAGGTTCGGATACCATCATCTACCTCTTTCTTTCATTTCTTAACCATTGTGTGTTTTGTTTGTTCCATTGAAATCAGGAGAAGCTTTTATGCTATGGGTTAAGAATGGATTTTGTATTGGTCATCGTTTTGGAACTTCACCATTTTTAATAGTTCGATTATCCAAGTAAGTTCTCAAACATCTAGAGttatttattttctctttccTATATCAGCATGTATAGAAGGAAGTAT from Papaver somniferum cultivar HN1 unplaced genomic scaffold, ASM357369v1 unplaced-scaffold_19, whole genome shotgun sequence includes these protein-coding regions:
- the LOC113338426 gene encoding uncharacterized protein LOC113338426; protein product: MVQLNIDVGNLPIIAGGDDCKIWDIDSKGVFSVKYAKDTIRENAETLPTAILFSRPVVHPTLSVQYWKILAKQCCASDDNVIKKTGRCLPSMCHLCRRGCETLGHIIWQCRFAKRIWAWAARIFNLQPREDLVASYKAAKGCSRMIKDLWLVANLAITTELWRLRNKVYFEDAVVHWLGFKGRVYQLIRDNSIRMKGHMNNTMEDLRILNYFKVKHISCKVSSPIEVRWCPSNQDEIMICCDGASLGNPGPTGVGVTFRDANAAVLGVLCVGLGLQKNFYAEVCAVIYGSMLARRWNFRSICVQYDSMSCIQAF